Proteins encoded within one genomic window of Chitinivibrionia bacterium:
- the folK gene encoding 2-amino-4-hydroxy-6-hydroxymethyldihydropteridine diphosphokinase — protein MSVAVLSLGTNVGDRAANIKLMEEELQKISTKPIICSPLYESAPVDVKDVQQNYYNKTVRIETEFSPTALLEETQKIEKKLGRKSKNDKAPRTADIDILLFDEITLDLPELSIPHPRMFFRKFAIEGVKSVAADLKNPLTGEKFGNYCVCKEVLRQKTMIIE, from the coding sequence ATGAGCGTTGCAGTTTTAAGTTTGGGAACAAACGTCGGCGACAGAGCGGCGAATATAAAATTGATGGAAGAAGAATTGCAAAAAATAAGCACAAAGCCAATTATTTGCTCGCCGCTTTACGAAAGTGCGCCCGTCGATGTAAAAGACGTGCAACAAAACTACTACAACAAAACCGTACGTATCGAAACCGAATTTTCGCCGACCGCGCTTTTGGAAGAAACGCAGAAAATCGAGAAAAAACTTGGACGAAAATCAAAAAACGACAAAGCGCCGCGCACTGCCGACATCGACATTTTACTGTTCGACGAAATTACGCTCGATTTGCCCGAACTTTCCATTCCGCACCCAAGAATGTTTTTCAGAAAGTTTGCGATTGAAGGCGTAAAATCCGTTGCCGCCGACTTAAAAAATCCGCTTACAGGCGAAAAATTCGGCAATTATTGCGTATGCAAAGAAGTTTTGCGGCAAAAAACTATGATTATTGAATAA
- a CDS encoding NYN domain-containing protein, producing the protein MMVKTMGGRGLTKIGVFYDGNYFLHVSNYYKYSHERKSRLSVAGLHRFLRSHAAFLCDTDDHLCHIVDAHYFRGRVNAFESRNAENGSEILYYERLFDDMLHAEGITTHYLPVRIEQDGSKHEKGIDVLLALEAFELAFYKRFDILVIIASDGDYVPLVRKLNALGIRVMVLSWDFEYVNSAGKNSITRTSQALLEEAAYPVAMHEIIDNRIKRNDPIINGLFTATRENAEHIKGAFADAKPQTPTSFVGGQENASASRPSIAEPLTSATFEPSLKVSTIKAVKDSFGFINNEPQDAFFHCSSVIGCDFSQLQVGDTIEFLETFNDGKYVAKDVKPVEPNGNIA; encoded by the coding sequence ATGATGGTAAAAACAATGGGCGGACGCGGACTTACAAAGATCGGCGTATTTTATGACGGAAACTACTTTTTGCACGTAAGTAATTATTATAAATATTCGCACGAAAGAAAATCACGTTTGAGTGTTGCGGGACTTCACAGATTTCTTCGCAGCCACGCGGCATTTTTGTGCGATACGGATGACCATTTGTGTCATATTGTGGATGCGCATTATTTCAGAGGCAGAGTGAACGCTTTTGAAAGCAGAAACGCCGAAAATGGCAGTGAAATTCTCTATTATGAGCGACTTTTCGACGATATGTTGCACGCCGAAGGGATTACGACGCATTATCTTCCCGTAAGAATTGAGCAGGACGGCAGTAAGCACGAAAAAGGCATAGACGTTTTGCTCGCTCTGGAGGCGTTTGAATTGGCGTTTTACAAGAGATTTGACATATTGGTAATCATTGCATCAGACGGCGATTATGTGCCGCTTGTACGCAAATTAAACGCTTTGGGCATTCGGGTAATGGTTTTGTCGTGGGATTTTGAATACGTTAACTCTGCAGGCAAAAACAGCATAACGCGGACTTCGCAAGCGCTTTTGGAAGAAGCGGCATACCCTGTCGCAATGCACGAAATAATCGACAACCGCATAAAAAGAAACGACCCTATAATAAACGGACTTTTCACGGCAACCCGCGAAAATGCCGAGCATATAAAGGGCGCTTTTGCTGACGCAAAGCCGCAAACTCCGACAAGTTTTGTCGGCGGACAGGAAAATGCAAGCGCATCGCGCCCGAGTATTGCGGAACCGCTTACGTCTGCAACATTTGAGCCGTCCTTAAAAGTGAGCACAATTAAAGCGGTTAAGGATAGTTTCGGCTTTATTAACAATGAGCCGCAGGACGCGTTTTTCCATTGCTCAAGCGTTATAGGTTGCGATTTTTCGCAGTTGCAGGTAGGCGATACTATAGAGTTCTTGGAAACGTTCAACGACGGTAAATACGTAGCCAAAGACGTTAAACCGGTTGAACCAAACGGAAATATCGCGTAA
- a CDS encoding PEGA domain-containing protein: protein MLLPELVGDELLDSVALEVKVKALSSSGKHFVAIDLSPLDYIYSDSINKFIGMNRLLLSSNGRLVLVAPHDKVFEILTRAGVAKQIKIVRSPDELHALSDYLLEANPGLRAGTQQKTEPQKEEIAPSVVEKEIDDFSDLRQILSDTLTIGEDLPKQSNTLQTPSPKPTSDIVPESEAFDTEFETEPDTEVAPIPSFETGLELELEQAIDEEPTAKTTPEPTASAIFEETFDDLFIEEPTAPKPSETDFELADEMVAEKIEQDIEPIDEISIEMPDIDIEIPVEAPKAAPVVEQEIVIEEPKTTPAPIPTSEPIQEIDLDLGLDIEIPQPEPKKQPSNVAPTPPPPPPPAPKPQLTTSPLPAEIALKAVPAPKPSAFDDDDDFEYEEKRKKGSGLKVVLVLILLLIIVALGILGGVLTGRINLSDELLNKIGLQRYDAQVQQVLPNENIEIITETEIVPTEIPVAPAPEPEPTPDPVPVFAPTPPPAPAPAARPATPAAPARQQAQPQRQQAQNSIRITTQPAGAQIFINDNFSGRTPHTVAVRDFPRGNVVIRARLDGYREHEWRINNNGGALQDLTVSLQRRAGQQTQQQPTPQPQQQATPQAQQNQQQQRQAEQERLAREVAERDRLAREQMARDQAVRDQAERDRLAREQTARDQQERDRLAREQAERDRLAREQQAREQAARDQAERDRLTREQAARDQAERDRLAREQAARDQAERERLAREQAVRDQQAREEAARLQAERDRVAREQAERDRLAREQAERERLAREQAERERLEAERLAAQEATIFFNSQPSNAEIFHNGVSVGRTGVAPITVRPGEHTFEFRRDDLTGTWTGRLREGRNPAQMIRLQ from the coding sequence GTGCTTCTTCCCGAACTTGTCGGCGATGAACTGCTTGATTCTGTCGCGTTGGAAGTAAAAGTTAAAGCGCTTTCTTCATCAGGCAAACATTTCGTTGCGATCGACTTATCGCCGCTCGACTATATTTACTCGGATTCCATAAATAAGTTTATCGGAATGAATCGCTTACTTCTATCAAGCAACGGGCGGCTTGTTCTTGTTGCGCCTCACGATAAAGTTTTTGAAATTTTAACACGGGCAGGCGTTGCCAAACAAATAAAAATAGTTCGTTCTCCCGACGAATTGCACGCGCTTTCGGATTACCTTTTGGAAGCAAATCCCGGACTGAGAGCAGGAACACAGCAAAAAACCGAGCCGCAAAAGGAAGAAATCGCGCCATCCGTTGTCGAAAAAGAAATAGACGACTTCTCGGATTTGAGGCAAATTCTTTCGGACACGCTGACAATAGGCGAAGATTTACCCAAGCAAAGCAACACTTTACAAACTCCAAGCCCCAAGCCGACATCTGATATTGTGCCGGAAAGCGAGGCTTTTGATACCGAATTTGAAACAGAGCCCGATACAGAGGTTGCACCAATTCCAAGTTTTGAGACAGGACTTGAATTAGAACTCGAACAAGCTATCGACGAAGAACCAACAGCAAAAACCACCCCTGAACCGACTGCAAGCGCGATTTTTGAAGAAACTTTCGATGATTTATTTATTGAAGAACCGACCGCCCCCAAACCAAGCGAAACAGATTTTGAACTCGCAGACGAAATGGTTGCGGAAAAAATCGAACAAGATATAGAGCCAATAGATGAAATTTCCATAGAAATGCCCGACATAGACATAGAAATACCTGTAGAAGCGCCGAAAGCCGCCCCTGTCGTCGAGCAGGAAATCGTGATTGAAGAACCTAAAACAACACCTGCACCAATACCGACGTCGGAGCCAATACAAGAAATAGACTTAGACTTAGGCTTGGACATTGAAATTCCGCAACCCGAACCGAAAAAACAGCCAAGCAACGTCGCACCGACACCGCCTCCACCACCGCCGCCTGCGCCGAAACCACAGCTGACAACGTCGCCGCTACCTGCAGAAATAGCATTGAAAGCTGTTCCCGCACCAAAACCGAGCGCATTTGACGATGACGACGATTTTGAATACGAGGAAAAACGTAAAAAAGGAAGCGGTCTTAAAGTTGTTCTTGTGCTTATTTTGTTGCTGATAATTGTTGCATTGGGCATTTTGGGCGGAGTGCTTACAGGACGCATAAATTTATCCGACGAGTTGCTGAATAAAATAGGTTTGCAAAGATACGACGCACAAGTACAGCAAGTTTTACCGAATGAAAATATCGAAATAATAACCGAAACAGAAATTGTACCTACAGAAATTCCCGTTGCGCCTGCTCCTGAACCTGAGCCAACACCTGACCCCGTTCCTGTCTTTGCACCGACACCGCCGCCCGCACCTGCACCCGCGGCAAGACCTGCAACGCCTGCGGCTCCCGCAAGACAGCAAGCACAACCGCAAAGACAACAAGCGCAAAACTCAATACGAATTACCACACAACCTGCAGGCGCGCAAATTTTCATAAACGACAACTTTTCAGGCAGGACGCCTCATACAGTTGCTGTAAGAGACTTTCCTCGCGGCAACGTTGTTATTCGCGCAAGATTAGACGGCTACAGAGAACACGAATGGCGTATTAACAATAACGGCGGCGCCCTGCAAGATTTAACCGTGAGCTTGCAAAGACGAGCGGGACAGCAAACACAACAACAGCCGACGCCGCAACCACAGCAACAAGCTACTCCGCAAGCACAGCAAAATCAACAACAACAGCGACAAGCGGAACAAGAACGTTTGGCAAGAGAAGTAGCGGAACGCGACAGATTAGCGCGTGAACAAATGGCAAGAGACCAAGCCGTACGCGACCAAGCGGAAAGAGATCGTCTTGCACGCGAGCAAACCGCGAGAGACCAACAGGAGCGAGACAGATTGGCTCGGGAGCAAGCAGAACGCGATAGATTAGCTCGGGAACAACAAGCAAGAGAACAGGCAGCCCGCGACCAAGCAGAGAGAGACAGATTAACGCGTGAACAAGCGGCAAGAGACCAAGCTGAGCGCGACAGACTGGCTCGCGAACAAGCGGCGAGAGACCAAGCGGAAAGAGAACGTTTGGCACGTGAGCAAGCCGTAAGAGACCAACAGGCAAGAGAAGAAGCCGCACGCCTTCAAGCAGAACGCGACAGAGTAGCTCGGGAACAGGCGGAACGCGACAGATTGGCGCGCGAGCAAGCGGAACGTGAGCGTTTAGCGCGTGAACAGGCAGAGCGCGAACGTTTGGAGGCAGAACGCTTGGCGGCGCAAGAAGCAACGATTTTCTTCAATTCTCAGCCGTCCAACGCCGAAATTTTCCATAACGGAGTTTCTGTCGGCAGAACAGGCGTCGCTCCCATAACTGTCAGACCGGGCGAGCATACTTTTGAGTTCAGAAGAGACGATTTAACGGGAACTTGGACAGGTCGATTGCGCGAAGGCAGAAACCCTGCGCAAATGATACGTCTTCAATAA
- a CDS encoding putative DNA binding domain-containing protein, which yields MIKSETNRVEYKEKLTDDFEKEAVAFLNSNGGDIYIGIRKDGAIAGVANSDLLQLKIADRLKDNIRPSIMGLFDIKTETHDDKTVVVISFASGAEKPYSVKQKGYSEAGCFIRVGSSSQPMSQAMIDKLLAKRHRLSIANMPSRRQDLEFKQLKLYYGLKDKPLNDNFARTLDFFTKDGEYNMLAFLFADNNNISVRLGKYFGTDKSDLIEREDYKDCCLITAMQKMLDRIDTENITQSRKRAMKTRLDKNLLDKEVLREVIINAFAHNDYSRLDTPIFQIYSDRIEITSFGGLVDGLTPDMFYEGTSMPRNREIMRIFKDLEFVEQLGSGIPKIVKKYGRKVMSLNDSIIQTTLMFDCDMEETSVSEKHPQKTTQKTTQKTTQKTTQKTSAKILAVMKVNPEISMQEIARLVGLTVDGVRYQIKQLKAKNAIRRIGFDNGGKWEII from the coding sequence ATGATAAAATCGGAAACAAATCGCGTTGAATATAAGGAAAAACTTACAGACGACTTTGAAAAAGAGGCGGTGGCTTTTCTTAATTCCAATGGCGGCGATATTTATATAGGAATTCGCAAAGACGGCGCTATTGCAGGCGTAGCAAATTCCGATTTGCTTCAACTTAAGATTGCCGACCGCCTAAAAGACAATATTCGTCCAAGCATTATGGGCTTGTTTGACATAAAAACCGAAACGCACGACGACAAAACTGTTGTTGTTATAAGTTTTGCAAGCGGAGCGGAAAAACCGTATTCCGTAAAACAAAAAGGATACAGCGAAGCGGGTTGTTTTATACGCGTCGGAAGTTCGTCTCAACCTATGTCGCAAGCAATGATTGATAAATTGTTGGCGAAACGCCATCGCCTTTCTATTGCAAATATGCCGTCTCGCCGTCAAGATTTGGAATTCAAGCAACTAAAACTCTATTACGGCTTAAAAGACAAGCCGTTAAATGACAACTTCGCAAGAACATTGGATTTTTTTACAAAAGACGGCGAGTATAATATGCTGGCGTTTTTATTTGCAGACAACAACAATATTTCCGTTCGACTCGGCAAATATTTCGGAACAGACAAATCGGACTTAATCGAGCGTGAAGACTACAAAGATTGTTGCCTAATTACGGCTATGCAGAAAATGCTCGATAGAATTGATACGGAAAACATAACGCAATCCCGCAAACGAGCAATGAAAACGCGATTAGATAAAAATCTGTTGGATAAAGAGGTGCTTCGTGAAGTTATAATAAACGCATTCGCACACAATGACTATTCCCGTCTCGATACTCCGATTTTTCAGATATATTCCGACAGAATAGAAATCACATCTTTCGGCGGTTTAGTAGATGGTTTAACGCCGGATATGTTTTACGAAGGAACATCTATGCCTCGCAATCGTGAAATTATGCGAATTTTTAAGGATTTAGAGTTTGTAGAACAACTTGGAAGCGGCATCCCGAAAATTGTAAAAAAATACGGTCGTAAAGTTATGTCTTTAAATGATAGCATTATACAGACAACATTGATGTTTGATTGCGATATGGAAGAGACAAGTGTTTCAGAAAAACACCCCCAGAAAACTACCCAGAAAACTACCCAGAAAACTACCCAGAAAACTACCCAGAAAACTAGTGCGAAAATACTTGCCGTTATGAAAGTAAACCCTGAAATCAGTATGCAGGAAATAGCTAGATTAGTGGGACTTACGGTGGACGGCGTCAGATACCAAATAAAGCAATTAAAAGCCAAAAACGCAATTCGACGCATTGGTTTCGACAATGGCGGCAAATGGGAAATTATTTAG
- a CDS encoding DsbA family protein — protein MKKTAFFIFILILTHASLANDNKFQEVSPISIEIFSMSGCPFSKIAIKDFLPLFSDAKFNITIRFAGDYNETTSKVSPALPDGSLLDEKTWLAVQDLLPERFGDFLFLATVSDGDYQKIAESIGLTSEIFEKWSRERGEKLLVQNYKRALTFGINSCPSFVVDNEKISISPKNLIRKLCRQTDNMDCFGIFEAANVKLILPPRKTPNLSVGSVLENTLTDFLKVEIDTLDISSPRAQELLQRFEIRRLPAIILDNRFDWNWGDIPDGFYYMRERQIDEFVILADSKTAEKLRRFVDRNIENLHLLTDNEALGWRIWHENQNLISGRNITEAKKHILEILREKMTNYREQR, from the coding sequence ATGAAAAAAACAGCGTTTTTTATTTTCATCTTAATTCTCACACACGCATCATTGGCTAATGACAATAAATTTCAGGAAGTTAGCCCAATTTCCATAGAAATTTTTTCTATGAGCGGTTGCCCTTTCTCTAAAATAGCAATAAAAGATTTTTTACCGCTTTTTTCTGACGCTAAATTCAACATAACTATAAGATTTGCAGGAGATTACAACGAAACTACGAGCAAAGTTTCCCCTGCCCTGCCCGACGGTTCTCTATTGGACGAAAAAACTTGGCTTGCCGTTCAGGATTTGCTTCCCGAAAGATTTGGGGATTTCTTGTTTTTGGCGACAGTATCTGACGGCGACTACCAAAAAATCGCAGAAAGCATTGGACTAACATCCGAAATTTTTGAGAAATGGAGCCGCGAAAGAGGCGAAAAACTTCTTGTGCAAAATTATAAAAGAGCTTTGACATTTGGCATAAATTCTTGCCCGAGCTTCGTTGTGGATAATGAAAAGATATCGATTTCGCCAAAAAATCTTATCAGAAAATTGTGCCGTCAAACGGACAATATGGATTGTTTCGGCATTTTTGAGGCGGCAAATGTAAAACTTATCCTTCCTCCGCGCAAAACACCGAATTTGTCGGTAGGCTCTGTCCTCGAAAACACTTTGACGGATTTTTTGAAAGTAGAAATCGATACGCTCGATATTTCCTCTCCCCGCGCCCAAGAACTTTTGCAAAGATTTGAAATTCGCCGCCTCCCTGCGATTATTCTTGACAATCGCTTTGATTGGAATTGGGGCGATATTCCCGACGGTTTTTATTACATGCGAGAGCGACAAATTGACGAATTTGTTATTTTGGCGGATAGTAAAACGGCAGAAAAATTAAGGCGTTTTGTTGACAGAAACATAGAAAATCTGCATTTGCTTACAGACAATGAAGCTTTAGGTTGGCGTATTTGGCACGAAAACCAAAATTTGATAAGCGGACGAAATATTACCGAAGCAAAAAAGCATATTTTAGAGATACTGAGAGAAAAAATGACAAATTATCGAGAGCAAAGGTAA
- a CDS encoding putative DNA binding domain-containing protein: protein MNKNELLERLTDIEWDDFEVKEAKNELPKSVWETVSAFSNTSGGWIVLGVSQKGKNFEILGVENPEKTEQDFTTTLRSKNKFNVLINPLCRKYNIDSKTILAFFIPSSQQKPVYFNSLANTFIRSGSGDQRATDLEINALLRDQAFGVRSDLTVEGLGIGDLSTGSLTTYRNRVKHQNPQLPYNDLPDTEFCEKLGITKNGVLTYGGLLMLGNGDTVRRTLSSFWVDYLEIPGISYANAETRYTFRIQEQENLWEYYNVLIQRLRNYADNPFRMGDNGFAYEDETQLDALREGLVNMLMHADYFSVMHSTIKVFSNRIVFQNPGKFCVDISKLSKNAVSAPRNPAIARLFRWAKLAENAGFGVDKMLVWKHKVEFETFVEYSEVTYYLEEKEVSAPNTTPDSTPFSTPFSTPFSTPLLTNMEQSILNAISEKNSITKEELATTFNVGLDAIKKHIKNLNRKGVLTREGNNRSGHWRLVEEQ, encoded by the coding sequence ATGAACAAAAACGAATTGCTTGAGCGCCTAACCGACATCGAATGGGATGATTTTGAAGTCAAAGAAGCAAAAAACGAACTTCCTAAAAGCGTTTGGGAAACGGTATCGGCGTTTTCCAACACTTCGGGCGGTTGGATAGTTTTAGGCGTTTCGCAAAAAGGAAAAAACTTTGAAATTTTGGGCGTTGAAAACCCTGAAAAAACAGAGCAGGACTTTACAACTACTTTGCGTAGCAAAAATAAATTTAACGTATTGATAAACCCATTGTGCAGAAAATATAATATTGACAGTAAAACCATTTTGGCATTTTTTATTCCGTCGTCGCAACAAAAACCTGTTTATTTTAATTCGTTAGCGAACACATTTATTCGCTCGGGAAGCGGCGACCAACGTGCAACCGACTTAGAAATCAACGCTTTATTACGCGATCAGGCGTTCGGCGTGCGCTCCGACTTGACTGTTGAGGGGCTGGGAATAGGCGATTTAAGCACGGGGTCGCTTACAACGTATCGAAACAGAGTTAAGCACCAAAACCCACAATTGCCTTACAACGACTTGCCCGATACGGAATTTTGCGAAAAGTTGGGCATCACAAAAAACGGAGTATTAACTTACGGCGGATTACTGATGCTCGGCAATGGAGATACCGTGCGGCGAACATTAAGTTCTTTTTGGGTTGATTATCTCGAAATCCCCGGAATTTCTTACGCCAACGCCGAAACACGATACACTTTTCGCATTCAGGAACAAGAAAATTTGTGGGAATACTATAACGTGCTTATTCAACGCCTGCGAAACTACGCCGACAATCCCTTTAGAATGGGCGACAACGGTTTTGCATACGAGGACGAAACACAATTGGACGCATTGCGCGAAGGACTTGTAAATATGCTTATGCACGCCGATTATTTCAGCGTAATGCACTCTACAATAAAGGTGTTCAGCAATCGAATAGTTTTTCAAAATCCGGGAAAATTTTGTGTGGATATTTCCAAATTATCGAAAAATGCCGTGTCTGCTCCACGAAATCCTGCGATAGCGCGCCTTTTTCGCTGGGCAAAACTCGCCGAAAACGCAGGCTTTGGCGTGGACAAAATGCTCGTTTGGAAACATAAAGTCGAATTTGAAACTTTTGTCGAATATTCTGAGGTAACATACTATTTGGAAGAAAAAGAGGTCAGTGCCCCCAATACTACCCCCGATAGTACCCCGTTTAGTACCCCATTTAGTACCCCATTTAGTACCCCATTGCTCACTAATATGGAACAGAGTATATTAAACGCTATTTCCGAAAAAAATTCTATCACAAAAGAAGAATTGGCGACTACTTTCAACGTAGGATTAGATGCAATAAAAAAACACATTAAAAACCTGAATCGAAAAGGTGTTTTGACACGAGAGGGAAACAACAGAAGCGGTCATTGGCGATTGGTTGAAGAACAATGA
- a CDS encoding glycosyltransferase family 2 protein produces MINLDKSVQILIPAYKAQSELTNFLPALLAKIPKENITVVIDGIFDESPKVCADFGVKTVIHEKNRGKGAALMSGFESMGEDVEWVITMDADGQHSPDDLDDFLQKIEMANPKTAIILGARKRSLKLMPPARIFSNWSTSAFVSFITKQKVADSQCGYRAYRLKPILSINCRFLRFEMESECILRLKSRGFFVENVPVQTLYCAETSHISHIRDTFAWLKAMILTIIDTKKQKRVSTDAI; encoded by the coding sequence ATGATAAACTTAGACAAATCCGTACAAATCTTGATTCCCGCCTACAAAGCACAGAGCGAATTGACAAATTTTCTGCCTGCTTTACTTGCCAAAATTCCAAAGGAAAACATTACGGTGGTTATAGACGGAATTTTTGACGAAAGCCCAAAAGTTTGCGCTGATTTTGGCGTAAAAACAGTAATTCACGAGAAAAATCGCGGAAAAGGGGCGGCGCTTATGAGCGGATTTGAAAGTATGGGCGAAGACGTGGAGTGGGTAATAACTATGGACGCCGACGGACAGCATTCTCCCGACGACTTGGACGATTTTTTACAGAAAATTGAGATGGCAAATCCAAAAACCGCAATAATTTTGGGGGCGCGAAAACGCTCGCTTAAACTTATGCCGCCTGCGCGAATTTTCTCTAATTGGTCAACATCGGCATTTGTTTCTTTTATTACGAAACAGAAGGTTGCGGACAGTCAATGCGGGTATCGCGCGTATCGTTTAAAACCGATTTTATCGATAAATTGCAGGTTTTTACGTTTTGAGATGGAGTCAGAATGTATTTTACGCTTGAAAAGTCGCGGTTTTTTTGTAGAAAACGTGCCTGTCCAAACGCTTTATTGCGCCGAAACAAGCCATATTTCACATATTCGCGACACTTTTGCTTGGCTTAAAGCAATGATTTTAACCATTATAGATACAAAAAAACAAAAAAGGGTTTC
- a CDS encoding fibronectin type III domain-containing protein: MRKFTKMFWLAVAFAACVFTGCSDGGGGSDSSGSGNIVGVWGGKYEFTRDGELRTLENGVVVNTARYILNGETVLVSNDGGNTWTASGITFQNGAVVDVNGERLDRTNSGGGNPGGGGGGSNNSIVGIWKAQLDNLLSNDECRYFLWEFIFNSDNTGLMFLQGECIREDGEYSTNGGGLPFNWRHSDGIVFFEGYGLIPHIFYNGGNTFTRQGITFMRTSNVGCVGNRPSAPTNVRITDVYEGQRTITISWNAVAGARTYLVYESETPNGLFFPTETTEGIGTIETSTQLYIQQGRSRYFRITAINNCGESVPSAVINFTSPQRQ, from the coding sequence ATGAGGAAGTTTACAAAAATGTTTTGGTTGGCGGTAGCGTTTGCCGCTTGTGTGTTTACGGGGTGTTCGGACGGCGGCGGCGGCTCGGACAGTAGCGGAAGCGGCAATATTGTTGGGGTATGGGGCGGTAAATACGAATTTACGCGAGACGGAGAACTTCGCACACTCGAAAACGGAGTGGTCGTAAACACTGCTCGCTACATACTTAACGGAGAAACCGTATTAGTCAGCAACGATGGCGGAAATACTTGGACTGCAAGCGGAATTACTTTTCAAAACGGGGCTGTAGTCGATGTGAACGGCGAAAGATTAGACAGAACTAACAGCGGCGGCGGCAATCCCGGCGGCGGAGGCGGAGGTAGCAATAATTCAATTGTCGGAATTTGGAAAGCGCAACTTGACAATTTATTGTCGAATGATGAGTGTCGTTATTTCCTTTGGGAATTTATTTTTAATTCTGATAACACAGGACTAATGTTTCTACAAGGAGAATGCATACGAGAAGATGGAGAATACAGCACAAATGGCGGTGGTCTGCCTTTCAACTGGAGGCACAGCGACGGAATTGTGTTTTTTGAAGGTTATGGACTTATACCACACATTTTTTACAACGGAGGCAATACGTTTACACGTCAAGGCATTACATTTATGAGAACAAGCAATGTCGGCTGTGTTGGCAACAGACCAAGCGCTCCTACAAATGTAAGAATAACTGATGTTTATGAAGGGCAACGTACAATTACTATTAGTTGGAACGCCGTAGCGGGAGCAAGAACATATCTTGTTTACGAGTCAGAAACACCTAACGGTTTATTCTTTCCAACAGAAACAACAGAAGGCATCGGAACAATTGAAACAAGCACGCAATTATATATACAGCAAGGACGTAGCAGATATTTCAGAATTACTGCAATAAATAATTGTGGCGAAAGCGTACCGTCTGCAGTTATTAACTTTACTAGTCCACAACGGCAATGA
- a CDS encoding Abi family protein, which produces MELLTMKPETTIKQQIEILKSRSCIIDDNEFAEYILSHINYYRLSAYLLPYKSDNYTSYEENTNFSKIYKTYEFDRKMRKIVFVAVEEIEIDFRTRISYYFAHKYGAEGYLDPNNYNEKHNHEIFEKKIKTCLENHKNSLIVKHHNNKYGGRFPIWALIELFTFGMLTYFYSGLKIADKQELATKMFQTTHNNVSSWLRCCSDLRNICAHYGRLYYHKFSAIPANLSEVDKTSERSLFGAVCALKALYYDKDKWNDEIFSGIENLLNIYKNDINLKHIGFSENWKEKLVK; this is translated from the coding sequence TTGGAACTACTTACTATGAAACCCGAAACTACAATAAAACAGCAAATCGAAATATTAAAATCCCGCAGTTGCATAATTGATGACAATGAGTTTGCGGAATATATTCTTTCGCACATAAATTATTATCGTTTATCCGCCTATCTTTTGCCATATAAATCTGATAATTACACTTCTTATGAGGAAAATACAAATTTTTCAAAAATATACAAAACATACGAATTCGACCGAAAAATGAGAAAGATTGTTTTTGTTGCCGTAGAGGAAATAGAAATAGATTTCAGAACGCGTATATCATACTATTTTGCTCATAAATATGGAGCAGAAGGATATTTAGATCCAAATAACTATAACGAAAAACATAATCACGAAATATTTGAAAAAAAGATAAAAACTTGCTTGGAAAACCATAAAAACAGCCTGATAGTTAAGCATCACAACAACAAGTATGGCGGCAGATTTCCAATATGGGCGTTAATAGAATTGTTTACTTTCGGAATGCTTACATACTTTTATTCGGGCTTAAAAATTGCCGACAAGCAAGAATTAGCGACAAAAATGTTTCAGACAACTCACAACAATGTCAGCAGTTGGTTGCGCTGTTGTTCGGACTTAAGAAATATTTGCGCGCATTACGGGCGATTGTATTATCATAAATTTTCGGCAATTCCTGCAAATTTGTCGGAAGTAGATAAAACGAGTGAAAGAAGTTTGTTTGGGGCTGTGTGCGCGTTAAAGGCACTTTATTATGATAAAGACAAATGGAACGACGAAATTTTCAGCGGCATAGAAAATTTACTAAACATCTATAAAAACGACATAAATTTGAAACATATCGGTTTTTCTGAGAATTGGAAAGAGAAGTTGGTTAAATAA